Genomic segment of Peromyscus leucopus breed LL Stock chromosome 23, UCI_PerLeu_2.1, whole genome shotgun sequence:
AGCCCCCGCCGCCCTGTGCAAACAGGTGCACCAGCCTGCAGGTGCACACCATCCCAAGGCCGTGTGCAAATAAACACCAAGTCTTGGATCTAGTCATGGTGGCTGTCGGCTCATTGGGCCCGCGGAGCCAAACTCACAAAGTATTTGGGTTCGTGTGAAGGCTGCAGGGTTCTCGCTGCGGAAAACAAATGACTTTTGCCTGGCGCGGCAAAATCCCAGccctcggaaggcagaggcaggcagagctctgagttcaaggccagcctggtctacggatcgagttccaggatggccaagggctacacagagaaaccctgtctcaaaaaaaaagaagaaaaagaaaaacagtcggGTTCCAAAAGCTCAGAAGTCCATGGGCTTCAGAAGCAGCTGCCTCCAGGAGTGGCCAGTGctagctcctctctctctctctctctctctctctctctctctctctctctctctctctctctctgccccaggcGGCCTTTCCCTTAGCTCTGTTTGCATTCTGGAGCCCAGCCCTtaaaggtgggggggaggggggaaggcaCAGcatgggcatggtggcgcacacctttaatcccagcactcaggaggcaggggcaggaggatctctgtgagttccagacttAGACTGGtttaaatagtgagttccaggctagcctgggctacatagtgagatcctgtctcaaaaaaccaaaccaactggTGGCAGTCTCTGGCTGCCCTGACCGGGGCCTTTACATAGCCCTAGAGCTGAGTCCCCATGGATGAACTGAAAATGGGAAGCCAACTTCAAGAGAATCACTAGGACCAAACATGGTAacatccaaggctagcctgggtttaCACAGCAAAGCCCTGCCTGAGAGAGAAGGAGCCGACACCCCCATACCCAGGGTCAGATCCAGCCTTGCAATCGATGAGGTCCCCATGGGCCCCTTGCAGGAAGCTGAGATTCAAAAGGTGCGTCCCCCAAACTCTGCACTATCCATACCCCACCTGTGGCCTCAGGGACACCCATTCTTCCAGAAACAAGGAGACTAGGACCCCGGATTTTGAACCCCATCCTTCTCACCCCACCGCAAAGCTGGTTTCCAGCCCCCGGAGCTCCCCAGCACAGCagatgcaaaggccctggggctcAGGAAGCaaacatttattctctctggGTGTGGTCCACGGCCACCTGCAGCTCAGCCTACCACCTTCTTCTTGCCCCTGAGTTCATCCGCCTTCTCCAACAGGGCGTCCTGCAGGTCCTTGCCTCGGTCCTTCTGAAGGTAGTTCTCCAAGACCAGCTGCCGGAGGCTACTGTGGTCCAGGGGATGTTCCACTGCACCCGGGACAGAGCACTGTGAGGAGCTGGGAGGTGATGCCCAGCTCACTCCCTTCCCGGGGACAGTGCCACtccaccaggctgggctgggcacGGGGCGGAAAGCCCTTAAGAGTGCCAAGCGGAGATGTGCCCTCAGGGAATTCCCAAGCAAGAGTGGGGGACCCCCGCTGGTTTAATAGCAAGGACAAAGCTGGGTGGCAATCTATTTGACTGCCAAGCTATTGCTACCCAGAGGGACAGTCGAATGTTTTTGTGGCTgcatagtactccattgtgtttgTTAAGTTCTGACTAACTTaatggtgcatgtgcacatgcatgtgtgtgtgtgtgtgtgtgtgtgtgtgtgagtgtgcttgagcgtgtgtatgtgtgcatgagtgtgtgtgtaagagtatgAGTGTacatgcgtgtgagtgtgtgtatgagtgtgtatatgtgtgtgcatgagtatgtgcataagtgtatgagtatatgtgtgtcagtatgtatatgagtgtgtgtatgtgtccatgggtgtgtgtgaaagtgtatgaatgtatatgtgaggatgtgtatgagtgtgtgtatgtgtgtgcctatgagtGCGTGAATGAGTTGTGTTTATGAGTGTATTTGATAAGTGTGAATGTGAATGAGTGTATGCAAGtaggtgtgtgtgagtatgtgcatatgaCTTGTGAATCTGTgtttatgagtgtgagtgtgtatttatgagtgtgttgtgagtgtgggtatgtgtgtttatgtgtgtgttatgagtgtgagtgtgtgtttatgagtgtgtggtgtgtgagtgtgtgtggtgtgtgtgtgtgtgtgtgtagggtccTTTGCTTGTTTCTGGTTTGGGGCTGCAGTGAATAAGTTTGTACTTTACTCAATCTCTGTTTTCCATAAGGATCTGTTCTCATCTGCGTTTTCAAACAAGGGGCCACAGGGTGATGATCGCTCACACAGGGTGACGATCGCTCACACAGGGTGATGTCGCTCAATGAAGCaataagggaaactgaggcttggccCACAGACCCTGTAGGGACTCAGGCTCCTTAAGGCACTCCTATCCAGTGGCCTGGCCTGCCTGGGTGGCATCGAGCAAGAACTCACCCTCTTCAAGTTTGTCACTGAAGGGTTCTAACCCAAAGACGGGGGGTATGACCTTTGTGGGCTCGGGGGCCTTGAGGAGGGCAGAGCCGCCCCAGAAGGGGTTGACGAAGGGCTGTGGGACATCGACATCGGGCCCCTCCGCCTCCTGCAGGCGCCGGAAGGACTCCAGAATCAGCAGGTCGTTGGTCTTCTTCTCTATGATAGCTGGAAGACAAGAGGGTCAAGGTCACGGCTGCAAGGCTGGTGGCCCCTGTTGTAATAGAGGGGGGATGGGAGTTTGTCCTCTAGATGTCCGCttttgcctggccactggctgtGAGACGTTCTGACCTTATCAGACACAGAAATCTCACTCTTTCTttcccctcgagacagggtttctctgtgtagttttggtgcctgtcctggatctcgctctgtagtccaggctggcctcgaactcacagatctgcctggctctgtctcccgagtgctgggattaaaggtgtgtgccaccaccgcctggcacaaaaTCTCTCTTttaacacacacaggcagagcgCTCATGGAAGCACACAGTAGGTCTAAGGCATTCAAAGCACCATGAGTGACAGTTTCTCGGAAAGCATGGTCCAAAAAGGGTTCCCTCGGTGTTGACAGTGAGGAGGTCAAAAACCAGCAATCCACTATAAATGACAAGCGAGGGTAGCCTGACCCTCAGGCTTCGTTCACTTATGCTGTTTCTTCTGCCTGGgatacctgatgtgggtgctgggattcaaactcaggtcctctgcaagagcctgTGTGTTAAACTTTAATAGCGGGTACCGCTTATGCCAAGCTGCCATGATCTGGGTTTTCATGTCCCCTCTACACCCTGAACTTGGAGCCAGACCTGGACATACATAAAGCAGTCAGCACACGTTCACTACACACCAGGCCCCATGCAGAGTGCTTGTTTCCTCCCTTCCAATCAGGAGTCTTATCCttttttcttgccttattgcttGGCAAGGATTACTATACAGTACTAAATAAGCTCAATGGGAGCTCCACCCTGGCCTACTTCCTAATCTTAGAGAAAAAAACGCAAGGATCAAATATGaagcgtatgtgtgtgtgtgtgtgtatgtgtgtgtgaatgtgcatgcatgcatgcacatgtataggTGCATAAGTGTGCATGCTCATGCGTATGCAtgctcatgcatgtgcatgcaagtatgtgcatctgtgtgtgtatgtttgcatgcgcatgcacacatgtgtatatagtgTTTTTATGCATTCGAATgtgtctttgtgcatgtgtgtgcatgtgtctgtgtgcataatGTTTGCATgggatgcctgtgtgtgtgcgtgcacatgcacgtgtgtgtgtgtgtatacatccatgtatgcaggtgtgtgtgagcatgtatgtgtgtagtgtttgTGTACGTGTGTAAGAAAACTTCCTTTTAGTTTCAGCTTTTCTCATTAAGGGCATTGGGTTTCAATAAACCCCTCTCCTGTGTCAACTGAGATCATCACCGACGACCCCATATTTAATCCTCCCAATAACCCAATGAGGTAGCTCCTGAACTTACCCTCAGTTTGGAGGGGAAAGAACCTGAGCACAGTGAGAGTCAGGAACGTGGCCGAAGCCACACAGCTAGAAAGTGAACAATCGGGATTCGAACCCAGGCAGGGCTGCAGCACAGCCATGCTCACTACCAACCCAAGAAAGAGCTCTTGTACCTGGTCATAGAATATGCTGGAAAAGAGTTCCTAAGAGCCGGGTGGGCCCCAGCTTGGCTCACCGAAGTACTGCTGGAGGTTGATGTCCGTGATCTTCCCGGTCTCACCCAGCTTCCCCAGGATCTCCGTGGCGTCACAGTTAATCTTCTTAAACAGCTTTTCCACCGAGTTCTTGAGGTATTCCAGGGTCTTGCTCATCTCCTTGTATTTGTTCTCATAAATATCCGCCTCCTCCGTGGTCTTCCTCAGTTTTTCCTGGGGGGAGACAGAAACCAGGCCTGGTGTGAGGCTGGGGGCTCTCTGTGGAGATGACTGGTGGATCCTAGACAGGTTTGCAAACCCCAGAGGGGGTGTTCAATCAAAGGAATGAGCTTCCTGTCAGCGgcaaacaaaattaagaaaaaatggaccgctgggagtgtggctcagggggtagagcacttgcctaacccGGTGTGGTGTGCGTGCCTGTAACTCTTGCtctctggaggtgggggcaggaggatcgggagtccAGGGTtatccttgtctacatagagagtttgaggccagcctggggtacatgagaccctgtctcaaaaaataagtgatTGCaggccggatggtggtggcgcacgcctttaatcccagcactcgggaggcagaggcaggtggatctctgagttcaaggccagcctggtctatagagtgagttccaggacaccaagactacacagagaaaccctgtctcaaaaaataaaaaaataaaaagttattgctCTGAGTGCCTAACCTGAGCTCCTGGGTGAAGAGGAGATGGtgaagagggaggggtggggagggttcCAACGGGAGGGGAgacccccccacccaccacccaccacccacccaccccctaccAGGTTCCCCTGGCTACCACCACCACTCCATGAAGACAGGAAACAGTAAAAACAGGGTCAGGGAGAGGAGACCCCCCCCCAATAAAGGCACTGCTAGTCCCAACCCCAGGGAAGAGTCTGGGATTCGAGGAGGCCCCCAGCAGAGGGCGTGGGCTAGCCTGGGGACCACCTGAGGCCGCCAGCCGGAACTACAACAGCTCCCAAGATCCCCGGCTTTGCCAAGGCGCCTCTTCCTTGGCCTAAGCTTTGCTGCCCCCCGGTGGCAGCGCCGAGAATAGCACCACCAGCCTGGTCTGGATGCAGAGCAGAAAGGAGCCCCACTGCCTCGGCCTACCTACCGAGCATGGGTATCATAGGCGTGCACGTCATACCCGGCCAGCCCGGCGGGGGTTACGTCTCACCAATGTTTGTGATTCATTCTCCCAAGACCTTCATGAGAGAACCTGTTGACTTCCGGAGGGGTCAGTGTGACCAGCTACAAGTCCCATAAACAACCCAGGTTCCCTGCCTCAGACAGTGTGGCCTTCTTAGCcctccccaccttcttcctgcctGAGGCGCCCGTGGGATGGCGGGGGCCGTGGCTGCTGTAATGCAACCACCAGGCACCCTTGGGATGGAAACCACGCACCAAGGAGAGCCTGGGTGGCAGATGACATCACAAAGACACCTACTGTCCCATGCTGGACCTGCCCATGTTCAGcttatttaacaaaaaaaaataaataaataaacctctagCTTTCTCAGGCTCCCAGGGGAAGGGGACTAGAGCACGCCTtccatcctagcactggggaggcagaggcaggaggatctctgtgagtttgaggccaaccctgtctacatagtgaattccagacccgccccccaccccagggctacatagtgagaccctgtaccaaaacaaagcaacaccaccccacaccccacttTTACCTCTGCCAGCCTGTTTCCTCacctgagaaatgggaagagCCTGAGAGACCCCTGCTTCCCAGGGTGGTGAAGGGCGGGACCCGGAGGAGCCCACGGGGTCTCTACTGACTGGTCCAGGAAGCATTTGCATGTGGGGtgtgggctgtggctcagtggtagagtggggAACCAGggtgcaggaggccctgggtttgattcccagcacagagaggaagcagggtggggggaggggaaagaaaaggatgTAGGAGGCTGGCGTGTGGTCATTATTACTGTGGGAAACGGTGGAGCTGGGCCAAGGAGTCAtcagaaggagaaactgaggcagagatgtGTCAGGATCGAATTGCAGCCCCAGGGCTTGGGTTCGACCCCCCCTGGAAAGGGACTCGTCTTCACAATAGACAGACCTTAGGGACAAGATTCTGCAGGGATGTCAGGACAGGCCACCTGGCAGAAAACGGACGGGTGACGACAGACAGGTACGGGAAGCCCCCCCAGCTCACCTCCATCTGTCTCAGGACGCTCCGGGTGCCCTCGTGGGAGGACTGCTGTTGAGACCGAAGGTTGATGATGTCATCCTGCGCAGGACAGAAGGGGGCCAGTGAGGAAAAGCTATCAGCCGCTCTTCCCACTGCATCTAACCCTACTCCGGTGTTGGGTAAACCCATCAGGGAGCCTCCCCCTGGCCCCTCCTACTCCGCAGGAGGGTCTTTCTTTATCCTCTCTGAGAACCATCTACAactgtctagagcagtggtcctcaaccttcctaacgctgcgaccctttaatacacttctggatgttgtggtgaccccccaaccgtacaatgattttcattgctacttcgtgaCTGTGATTTGGCAGGGtaatgaatcgtaatgtaagtatctgtgttttctggtggtctcaGGTTGGCCCACAGGTTTAGAACCATCTAGAACAGAGTAATCAACACAGTCCTTCATGTTCTACTTGTATTAATTCCGTAGTCACCAGCCACACATGGGCACTTGAAACGTGGCTCCCACCCCTGGGCGTCTGGGGTTTCTGTTGTATCACACTGTAAAGAATTTAAACAGCCATGAGCAACTAGTGGCTTCTTCTCTGGACCCAGCAGCTTAGCCCAGGGTCCTTCAGACTCTCACTAGAATCTGAGTCCCTCACTCAGATGGCCAGACTCACTCCAAATTCCAGGTGGGAGCCAGGCAAGTGACCCAGCCTCTCTGACCAGTGCGTCCAAGCCTTTGACACAAAAGTCCCCATCCCCATGTCTCATCTCAAGAAATAATGAGGCGGGGcatcggtggtggtgcacgcctttaatcccagcactcgggaggcagaggtaggcggatctctgtgagttcgaggccaacctggtctacagagttccaggacaggctccagagctacacagagaaaccctgtctggaaaaaacaaaaacaaacaaacaaacaaaaaaaagaataagaaagaaagaaataataataatggaaggAACAGTGGAAATAATGGAAGATTCTGGCCACTCCAATGAGGAGACGAACGTACTAAGAGGTTGAGAAATCAATCACTGATCGTAAATTCAAAGGGGGGGGGTAGGGTGGCCCATGCATACAAATGGCTAAATGCCGATTACCAGCCCATCTACAGAGACGTGAATGTGTCCTGGACACCTGCGAGTTGGGATGCACCATGTCCCCAACAGATACTTGAGCTCCAAGCTCTAAATCAGTGTTCCAAAGCAAACAGAGCAAAGAGCCTGGAAGCTACAGGGCTGGTCCCAACATCACAGgacaaactgggaaactgaggccaacaGAGGGAAAGTCCACCTTACCCAAAGCCCTCAAAGGTCCAGTGTGTGGTGGACATTTCCAGTCCAGTCAGAGGCCGGCCACACAGCAAGCCTCACATCCGTCTGCCTCCGCACCTCACAAGGACTAGAAACTAGTAAAGTGCTTCCTCCCAGAACAACCTGGACCAGGAAGACCTTCCTGCCATACCGCAGGCAGCCACCAGAGGGCAGTAACAACGCACTCACGGTCCACAGTGGCTTGCACACATGGCCACCTTGTGTCAGATTTGATGTCCCCAGAGAAACTAGAAATTTGGGGGTTTATGTAGAATGCTCTGCTTTtcagtttccttgtttgtttttgctttttccagacagggtttctctgtgcagttttggtacctgtcctggatctcactctgtagaccaggctggcctcgaactcacagagatccacctggctctgcctcccgagtgccgggattaaaggcgtgcgccaccgccgccgccgcctggctgaATGCTCTGCTTTTTAAATGTTGACAGTTACTGGAcaaatacttttataaaataatttgtttttattttgtacacattcattttttttacctgcatgtatgtctgtgtgaaggtgtcagatctcctgaaataggagttacaggtagttgtgagctgccatgtggatgctaggaattgaacctaggtcctctggaagtgctcttaatcactgagccatctctccaaccctactgaaccatttttttttttttttccagagctgaggcccaaacccagggccttgtgcttgctaggcaagcgctctaccactgagcgaaATCCCCAACCCCCGCCTACTGAACAAATCTTAACAGATCAGAGAGAATGGACCCGTGACCTGGTCCCTAGGAAGGGGTGAAGCTAGATGTatacaatggggggggggggggactaaaaagaaaacccaaatccTACTTTAAGTGGAGATGCTCCCTCAGCAATcaccaagctgaggcaggagtactGCTGTGAGTTCcgggtcatcctgggctaccgagtgaagccttgtttcaaaaaaaaaaaaaaaaaaaaaaaaaaccacaaggcaAAGCAAGAAGGCAGCCAGAGCTCCAGAGCAACGTGGCAGGGTCATCTAAAGGGTCACTAAGCTCCTCCCTGTGGCTTGCAGACAATGGGCCCCAAGGAAAAGCTGAAGCCTggagcctcctgagggctaggggctggcttgctgtgtggccgcgaggacctgagtttgaatccccacaACCCGCAGGAAGTCGACTGTGGGGACGTACATGGGCGACCTCGGCTCTCCTGTGGTGGAGATTGGGTTGGAGTCAGCAGAACCTCTGGAAAGTGACTGGCCAGTTACCATCAATCAAGGGGAAAGGCAAGGGCCTGGTATCCAGTCCTCAACATACCCCACAAGTGGGAAATTGCCCCCATAAACATGACAGGGCCTCAGAGGGAGGCATGCCGAATCCCCCCAGGGGACAGCGGGTCAGGCCTGAGGAGCATCCTCAGAGCGGGAGGGGGCAGGACACAGAGGGAACCATTGGAGGAAGGTGTGTGTGATACAGCTGGGAACAGCTGGGGACACTGGGAGTCATCACGGGTTCTGAGTGAGGAGACCCACAAGCCAGGTAAGTGTGAATCATTATGGGTTCCGTAAAGGCAGAGGGTTCTTTTCCTTCAGGCCTTGCGGATGAGCACCGGGCCTGCCCAAGATAGGCATTAACTGTTTCCCTTCCACTCTGAAGCCACAGGCGgcagggcctgagttcaatcccagaacccatgtaaaaaaatcTGGTCACCATGGCATGCCCTTGTAACCCTAGCATGGCAAATGGGGAGACCGGAAGGTCCCTGGGGCTTGATGTCCAGACAGCATAGTTCAACTGTTGAGCCCCAAACCCTAGTGACAGATTTTGTCTCAGAGGACGAGGTAGAGGAATGTAGATGAtagtcagaggttaagagcactggctgctcttgcagaaaccaaggttcgattcccagcacccacagggcagctcccaaccatctataactccagtgccaggacatctggcgccctcttctggtctctgtgggcactgcacgcACACGGTGCACagccatacacacaggcaaaccatccatacccataaaataaaacaaacttttcaAGTGCCTTCCTAGTTCATAGCGCAGAGTGGATGGCACCTGCCGCGGTGGCCACCGTCACGATCTGGGTGGGGACAGGAACTCACTGTCATTATCAGGGCCTGTGGACATTGTCTGCAGAGCAGGTGGACGTGCCAGGGAAAGCTGTTTGGGACAGGCAGgccccagtcctcccaggtcctgCTAGCCATGCACCTGGATCTTCTGGGTCCTCTTGTGCATGGTCTCCATGTCATTGTTGAGCTCGGTGACGTAGGTGAAGCGGGCAAAGTTCTTTTCCTCCTTGGCCAGGAAGTCCCTGGTGAGCTGGTTCAGGTCCCCGTTCTCCGCCAGCTTCAGCAGCCGCAGATGCGCCACCTCGTAGCTCTCAAAGCTCTCGCCCTTGCTTTTCTTTCCGTGTTTCTTGGTCTTGGCCACTGCAGGGGGGGGGacagggtggggggggagaaagaCCACAGGAGGTGTGGAGAGGGACACTGGGTTCCCCGTTCTCATCACCGTCTTGGGGAGTGGGGCGAGAGTTTGCCAGGAGAGGAGGCATTTTTGCTTGTGACCCACATCAGAAATATATAAAGAGGGGCTGGGAAAGCTGGCGGATGTATCTGCTGTACAaacccgaggacctgagttcaatccccagaacaggtaaaaaaaaaaaaaaaaaaaaaaaaaagaaagaaagaaagaaaaagaaaaaagaaaaaaagaaaagctgagtgtggggctggagagatgactcagtgattaagagcgcTGGTTgttcttccataggtcctgagttcaattcccagcaaccacgtggcggctcataaccatctgtaatgggatctgatgccctcttctggcatactagagtacatgcagacagagcactcatatacaaaaaaatacataaataaataacatttagctgggcggtagtggctcacacctgtaatcccagcactcgggaggcagagccaggcggatctctgtgagtttgaggccagcttgggctacagagtgagttccaggacagcctccaacagagccttcacagagaaaccctgtcttgaaaaaccaaaaaaaaaaaaaaaaacagatgagtGTGGTcatgtgtgcctataatcccagcctggggaggtggagacaggaggattccctgGGACTCGGCAGCCAGCCAGTATAGCTGaaccaggttcactgagagacacCAACACTAAAGACaaggtgtggctggagagatggctcagtggttatgagcaccgCCTGCtctggaggacccaagttcaaggtcCAGCCCATCTTGGGGCTCACAATTACttatgactccagttctaggggatctgacaacctctcCCGTCCTCAGCCAGCACCCCCCCCACACGTGGCATACACttacagacacaaaaataaagtgtttttttgAGCAGGGTCCAAGGCCACTGATCAACAAAGGTGtcaggacctgtgtttgattccccagaacacatgttaaaaatgtgaagagaccaggctggcctcaaactcctagctttccacctgcctctgcctcccaactgttgggattaaaaacatgcaccaccatgcccagatgagaaaaataataattttaaaattaaaatggtagccgggcagtggtggcgcgcgcctttaatcccagcactggggaggcagagccaggcagatctccatgagtttgaggtcaacctgggctacagagtgagttccatccaggaaaggtgcaaagctacatagagaaaccctgtcacaaaaaaaaaaaagaaagaaataattatcTCTCAGACGTGTAGCCCCAGGACGCCATGGCACAAACTTATCCTAAAAGTGTGCTCATCGCTAACCTGAGGTTTAAGTTTAACCAGGTGTGCTGTGTTCTCAGTGGCTATGACTGGCAGCAatcagggagagggagggtgggggaggggagactgtggCTTGTACCTCCCTTCTTCTTGGCCTGCTCCTCGAATTCAGTGCGGTCGTTGAGTTTGACAAGCAggaaggacttgagtttggtctcATGAGCATACAGGCGCTCCAGCTCACGGATCTCCAGGTTGTACTGAGAGATATCTTTCTGCTGGCGGTCCTTCATGGCAGCCATCCGGGCCATGGCTTCCACCCTGTGGAGAGATGGCAGATGGGGTTTAGTGTCCAGAGGACTGCATGCCTGCCCAGTGGCCCCGGGTTTCTTTGAGGTTCTTcgcaattttttgttttgttttgttttgagacagggtttctctgtgtagctttgcgcctttcctggaactcactctgtagcccaggttgacctcgaactcacagagatccgcct
This window contains:
- the Ccdc63 gene encoding coiled-coil domain-containing protein 63 isoform X2, whose amino-acid sequence is MPMVKKHRRKVSVVLPELSEKVKEQLAEAELRKLRQQFRKMVESRKSFNFRNQRMIANQYKEIENLKAEQAETTLLLSLMKSPKNLDLNQKNFMELRFLLQTKGDYEALITSMKVLLGELDDKIVQMERKISSQKQIFLKTQEANNPRKLQKQIHILETRLNLVTVHFDKMLTSNAQLRKDIEDLLFEKAAYDHVYQQLQRRLQTQKKTMNVAIEQSAQAYEQRVEAMARMAAMKDRQQKDISQYNLEIRELERLYAHETKLKSFLLVKLNDRTEFEEQAKKKGVAKTKKHGKKSKGESFESYEVAHLRLLKLAENGDLNQLTRDFLAKEEKNFARFTYVTELNNDMETMHKRTQKIQDDIINLRSQQQSSHEGTRSVLRQMEEKLRKTTEEADIYENKYKEMSKTLEYLKNSVEKLFKKINCDATEILGKLGETGKITDINLQQYFGEPSWGPPGS
- the Ccdc63 gene encoding coiled-coil domain-containing protein 63 isoform X1, with the translated sequence MPMVKKHRRKVSVVLPELSEKVKEQLAEAELRKLRQQFRKMVESRKSFNFRNQRMIANQYKEIENLKAEQAETTLLLSLMKSPKNLDLNQKNFMELRFLLQTKGDYEALITSMKVLLGELDDKIVQMERKISSQKQIFLKTQEANNPRKLQKQIHILETRLNLVTVHFDKMLTSNAQLRKDIEDLLFEKAAYDHVYQQLQRRLQTQKKTMNVAIEQSAQAYEQRVEAMARMAAMKDRQQKDISQYNLEIRELERLYAHETKLKSFLLVKLNDRTEFEEQAKKKGVAKTKKHGKKSKGESFESYEVAHLRLLKLAENGDLNQLTRDFLAKEEKNFARFTYVTELNNDMETMHKRTQKIQDDIINLRSQQQSSHEGTRSVLRQMEEKLRKTTEEADIYENKYKEMSKTLEYLKNSVEKLFKKINCDATEILGKLGETGKITDINLQQYFAIIEKKTNDLLILESFRRLQEAEGPDVDVPQPFVNPFWGGSALLKAPEPTKVIPPVFGLEPFSDKLEEVEHPLDHSSLRQLVLENYLQKDRGKDLQDALLEKADELRGKKKVVG